The DNA sequence GAGCTTGCTGCTGTCACTGCCATGGGGATGTTCTTGGGGCATGCAGGCTCAGTACTTAATACTGTGATCCCTTTATGGCTGCCCCCCCCATCCCAGGAGATATTCCTGTCTCATCTTAGTACCGAGAATAGTTGTAATTCTCTTGAGTAATCGGTCTGTTTCCATTTCATGGACATTGGGAATCGTGTAACTGGCatggtttccttttcatttgggCCGCAGGAAAGCTGAGGGACGAATAGACCTACCCATAGGAGGTGACTAAGGCATTCTAGGGaccatttttgctttatttccatttcccGTCCTCCTggtttttcttgcttctcttccctctcctttctctaccATACAAAACTGAGAGCGCCCCAgcaaaaagcagtaaaaaaaacaCCCGTACTCTCACTATCGTTGTCATGTTTTATgcgtactttaaaaaaaaataaaaatgagcttaTACTGTGCATAGTgggtttttttgagggggggcataatgttttgtagtttgcttcccctgcttttgtAATATGTCATGAACGTCTTTGCATGTAATTAAATGGTCTtctttggattattttatttttttaaaaattaaaaaccattttatttatgtatttgaatgagagtgagagagagcttagagggagagggagagggagaagcagactccctgctgagcagagagctggcctGGGAGGATAGGGGGGAGAAGCttgattgagatcatgacctgagccaaaggcagacacttaaccaagtgaaccacccaggcgccccctaacttattttaaatatctataaagATCTGGCAACCTGAGAGTCACAACGAACACGGCTGTATCCACTTTTTTGTGTGCCTGGCCTTATGAGCATTTACATATATACCTTCTTTGTGTACATTATATAATTCAATTTGTGTGTCCACATATTATAAGCCACAGTCTTCGTATATGCTGACTCATGTGGTGCTCGTAATCCGATGAGATGGATGTTACTGTCCCCTTTTGACAAACGAGGAAAGCAGAGCACAGAGAGATTTGACACTGTGCCAAGGCCACACACTCTGGGCTTTCCACCTGGCCCTCCAGTCACCCAGCCCACAAGAGTTAAACTTTTCCTCCATCTCTCACCTCACTGTCTAATTTATGCTATTTTGCCAGGGTCTAAGTAGCCTCGTAAGTCACCGAGAATCCTCTCTGCCACACGGCAGAAATAAACAGGGTAGGGAGTGGTAAATGGCACAGAGAAGGCAAAGCTAAAACCTTTCCTGAGGGCAGGAGATGAATTCGGGCTGTCTATCGTGCAAGGGAATGCGTTTATTTCCTTGGGCTGTGGTGCACACCCAAGCTGGCTTGGGTGGCCGTCTCtcagggaggctggggaaggcGGTTTTCCAAGGAGACAGAGCTGGGGCCAAGAGAGCCCTGAGGCCCCCTTCTTGGATTCTCACAGTTTAGGAGAATGCCAGTAATACAAAAGGAGACAGTTGATGGAGCTAATAGTCAGCTCTTGGGCCAGAACCAGAACCCTGGGCTTTCAGTCCAGATTTATGACTGGATCACTCATCTAAAAGTAACAAACCAACAGGGATTGAGTTTCAAACTCCCAGCCCAGTGTATTCTTCCCCCAAAGCGCTTTGGCGGCTCTGCAGGATAGTCGAAGGATGCTGTCACCGTCCTCTGTCCTTTTGTTAAGGTGGCCTAGAGTGAGACAAGAAGGAAAACTTGGGTGGTCCCCAGGATGGCTGGGGAGCCTGTAATTGGGTAGGATTGCTATCCACTtgacaagaaagagaagaaggagccCTCCCTGGTTTCTATTGCCAGATTTGACCCATGTTTACTAGCTGGGAGATGTTGGGCAAGCTTcttgacctcagtttcctcatctgcgaaATGGAGTTAATATCAATTTTGCAAAGCTGTAGTGAGGCTCGCGTGAGCTAGTGCGGGGCTGAGCACCCTTGAACATACAAGCCTGCCTCAGGGGAACTGGGGAGGCCTGGgcgacacccccccccccccgcccccggcctgaGGCCGGAAGACGAGTCTGGAAGGGGGCGTTGGCCCGGGCTCCAGTCCACCACAGCATCCCTGGGACGCAGGGAGTCGCCTTCCCGGTACACAGGCCCACCGCAGGGTGACAACcggtgtgtgtgtggcggggggcaGGGTAGCAGCCCCTTCTCTCCCGCCTCGGTGGGCTTTAGGAAGAAGGGGTGAGCCGGCAGAGgttacctccccaccccctacccctcttCCTCCGGATTCTCGGCTGTCTGCCCACGGGAGCACGGCCCTGCGCGCGGTGCCACCGGGGCCATCAGGCCGGGCTGGAGGAAGGCCCGACCTCGGcgcagcaaagaaaacaaacacagatgTGTTTGGCCGGGACCAGGAGGGAGCAcgtcttcccctcccccgccccgcccgcgcgcTCCCCCGGGGCTTGGGGCCGGCGGAAACCTGCGGGGCTGCCCGGGCGGCGCGGGACCGGGACGAGGCTGACAGTCCCCGGCTGGGTGCCCCCCTCCCTCCGTGGGGGTGCTCGCCGGGCCCAGCCCCCTCTCCGGGGTTTCCCCGGGCGCTCTGCTcgctttctctttgtctctgacgCCCTTCCTCGGGCTCCCCGGTTCCCAGCCGCTCGCGCACCCGCTCGCTCCGCGCCCCGGGCCGCTTccctttaacttttcttctttcccggGGTTAAAACTTCGCTCGCGAGCGGGCCGCTGCTCGCCGACGTTATTGGCCGGCGCCCCGCCcggcggccccgccccccgcccccgcgctcCCCTCCGCCCCCCACTCCCGGCGcgagcagcggcggcggcggctgcggcggagGCTTCGGgggcgtgcgtgcgtgtgtgtgagtgcgCGCCAGCCagcgtgagtgtgtgtgcgccCCGGGCGCGGGCTGGGCGGCACTCCGACCGCGGCGGGAGCGGCGGGAGCCGGGCGGCCGCGTCGTCACTCCGGCGAGCGAGGcggcggccggggccggggctggggcagCGGCGGCCGCGCCGGGCATGGAGCTGGCAAGCCCGCGCTGAGGCGGGACGCGCCTGCTGGCCGCGAGCGAGAGGCTCTCCGGCGTCCGGCGCGCGGGCTCCCGGCCGGGGCCGGgcaaacttttctttctcttttgccctCGCCAGAGGTAAAGTCCCGAGCGCGGACTCCGCGGCGGGGACGCGCTCTGGGCCGGccggggcggtggggagggggggaccCCGGGCTGCGGGAGGAAGGGGCGCGGGGCGGTGCGGGCCCCCCACCCTCCGCGCTGTCCCGCGCCGGGGCTTGGGGCTCTAGGCGGGCTGGCCGCGGATCGGCAAGGCGGGCGCGGGCATGCCCCCCTTGGGCGGCGTGGAGGCGGCGGTGGACGGGGAAGCCGACCGTTCGCCCGCGGCCCCGGCTCGCCGCCCGACCGGGAAGAACGGGCGCGGGCGGTGCGGGCTcggggagagggtggtggtggCCCTCCCGGGACTCAACTGTCCCCCTTCCCGCCGCCGGCCCCCGTCCCCTGGGACTGTGGGGAGCGAGGcgaggcgggcgggcgggcgggcggccgcGGGGTAGGTGCCGCGGAAGCCGGGCGTCCGCCGGGGCTCCCCGCTCACCGCCCGCCGGTGGGTGGAGGGCGCGGGGCGGGCTGGCTGAGCGCAGCTCCCCTCTCTCCGCAGGCGCCTTCTGCGGCGGGCGGACCGACTCCTCGGCGCGGCGGGGCCGGGGCAAGCTGGACGCAGCATGATGCGCGCAGTGTGGGAGGCGCTGGTGGCGCTGGCGGCGGTGGCGTGCCTGGTGGGCGCGGTGCGCGGCGGGCCCGGGCTCAGCATGTTCTCGGGCCAGGCGGCGCAGCCCGACCCCTGCTCGGACGAGAACGGCCACCCGCGCCGCTGCATCCCCGACTTTGTCAACGCGGCCTTCGGCAAGGACGTGCGCGTGTCCAGCACCTGCGGCCGGCCCCCGGCGCGCTACTGCGTGGTGAGCGAGCGCGGCGAGGAGCGGCTGCGCTCCTGCCACCTCTGCAACGCGTCCGACCCCAAGAAGGCGCACCCGCCCGCCTTCCTCACGGATCTCAACAACCCGCACAACCTGACGTGCTGGCAGTCCGAGAACTACCTGCAGTTCCCGCACAACGTCACGCTCACGCTGTCGCTCGGCAAGAAGTTCGAGGTGACCTACGTGAGCCTGCAGTTCTGTTCGCCGCGGCCCGAGTCCATGGCCATCTACAAGTCCATGGACTACGGGCGCACGTGGGTGCCCTTCCAGTTCTACTCCACCCAGTGCCGCAAGATGTACAACCGGCCGCACCGTGCGCCCATCACCAAGCAGAACGAGCAGGAGGCCGTCTGCACCGACTCGCACACCGACATGCGCCCGCTCTCGGGCGGCCTCATCGCCTTCAGCACGCTGGACGGGCGGCCCTCCGCGCACGACTTCGACAATTCGCCGGTGCTGCAGGACTGGGTCACGGCCACGGACATCCGCGTGGCCTTCAGCCGCCTGCACACGTTCGGTGACGAGAACGAGGACGACTCGGAGCTGGCGCGCGACTCCTACTTCTATGCCGTGTCCGACCTGCAGGTGGGCGGCCGCTGCAAGTGCAACGGCCACGCCGCCCGCTGCGTGCGCGACCGCGACGACAGCCTGGTGTGCGACTGCAGGCACAACACGGCCGGCCCGGAGTGCGACCGCTGCAAGCCGTTCCACTACGACCGGCCCTGGCAGCGCGCCACGGCCCGCGAAGCCAACGAGTGCGTGGGTGAGTGGGGGGCGCCGCGGGGACGCGGGCGGCGGGTGGCGGCGACTGCGAGGGCCTCGCGGCCGCGGGTACCAGGGAGCACCCGCGGCTGCCGCGCCCGAGGACCGCCTGCCGCGTGGATGCGGCGCGGCCCGTGGGAGGCGCGGTCCGGGACGTCAGGGACCGGGGAGGGCTGAGAGCGGATTCACCCGCTGGCTTGGCGCTGGCCTTGACGCTCGGCATTGCGCGCCGTGCGCTCTGCGAAGCCGGGAAGCATGAGAGATGCTTCGGGGCAGAGGGTTTTTCAGAAAACTTGTCGACTGGTCCCCCGGACTCCGGACTCAAATGCAAACATGCGTTGCCTTACCCTCAGTTTGGCGGGACCCTAGGATCCACCTCCGCCTTACCCTCCCCGCCCTacctccccatccccttcccagGGCTGCAGCTGGGCGCGCAATTGGGAACCCCGGTCCAGTTCCCGGGAAGTTCCAGCTCCCCAACCACAAATCCCTTGGGAGGTAGCAAAGCAGTTTGGGACCGGTTCAGCACCCGACCAGTATCTCAGTCCAGCACGCTCTGTTTGTTTTTCATGggttggggagggaaaaaaaaatccctcccctTTTGAACGGCGTATTTGTGTTAGCAAAAGAGTGATGTGATTTAAATTAATTACTATCTACAGATTACAAAGGAGAGTtcagtcattattttaaaataattgagtcCTGCTCCAAAAAAGTGTAtcaacatttttgtgtgtgttttgttagcgtcagggttaggtGAAATGGAAGAGCTTTGAATTAACCAAGGGTCCAGCTTCTGGCTTTTTAATGGGGTTTCAAGTCCTGAAAGAAGTCTGACAAAACCGGCACTGGTGAATACTGTTGGGTCAGAAATGAGGCTTCAATAAAGGAGGggggtgtggagagagagagagagatccgtTCTATTTCTGAATTGTACAACTTTGCTGCTGTAGAAACTCTCCGGCATCAGTTTTCCGCCcccggggtggggagaggggagacacAAAAACCGAAAAACagaattgggggtggggtggggagaaggaatgCTAAAGAATTCCAGCCTGAGATGTCAACTTCCAAATCCCACGTTCTGTTTTAATGAAAAGTATTTAGTCCCTAAATGCGCCGTTCGGTGTGCATCTTTTGTGAACGTACAGCGGtcccgccctcccctcccccctgcaacccccaGGCAGCCCGCGCGGGTTTTCTTCAGTCTCTTCCCCCGTCCGAGGCACATTGCTAAGTGTGCTGGTCCCCACAAACACACGTTTTGAGGTCTGGTTCTGATTAATTGTGTCATGTTGTTGTCGAATAGTTTGTGCCTCATGACTGTGCATGCAGACTTTTGAGCGAGCGAATGGAAAACATGTCTTGGAGATCCGGGTGGGCACTGAGGCCCAGTCAGGCGTCTGGGGCTGCACAGGGCTGTTTGCACCGGCCCCGGCTTTTGCAGACCTAATTGTTCATCCCCCTCATTTAAGGGCCTGAACGGGTTGCCAGATTGAAGTGAAGAGACTTTGCAGGTTTGCGGGGAGCTGGTAGTTACACCCTGACTTCGTGGTCTTTGAGAATAAAATTGCTTTGATCTGCTTCTTTCCTTTAGAAATGTTGGTTTTTCCCatcccttctctttccccctccctcttttctttgctgCCTTTTGTGCATAAAAACCCTTTATTGACATTTAAAGGGCCTCCCACGGCTTTGCTATCAGTTTTAGCTCGCCTGTGCATATGAAAGATATCTTCGGGTTGTCGACAGCGGGGTCTAATTGGACGAACGCTAGTGAATACATTTGAGGTGAAAAACGGAATCTTGTGCTAACTTTGTGCCTGAGGATTCCTCTCAGCCTGGGTATTGTTCACAATCACGGcccacccccatctctccctgtccctttggATGTGGAGATGGAACCCGTATTTGTCGTAACAATGGTCATGCACTTGAAATAAATCCTATAGTTGAGGATTTTGTCTTTTGACCACAGCATTAACTGTGTGCACAAATTggattgactgcttttttttttacagccaaATTGAGCAATCAACATACTAACTAATGTAATTagtaagtgtttttttttgttgttgttcaaaaaGCTTAATTAGGCCTAATAAGTACATCATCTGCATGACAAATAATCGGCCAAcaatattttctggtttttcctGAAGTTATTTTAATTCTCAGTAGTCAAAGTATCTTTGAATCTTGCCAATTATTCAGTCATCTCATAAAAGCAAAGCCAATTCGACTAAGTTAAAGTTATTTATAGTTTCCCTTTTGAATAGATGTTCTGATATCTTGTAGCTACAGCCTCGGGAATGCCAGGTTGAAGTTCCCATAAAGTCTTAGTTGAAGTCTCAGTGATTTTTCCATCGTTCTGCAAAAGAGAAAGCCAGCAAAGACAATTTAGAAGTGATTTACAATTAAAGGTCGAGCTTTTTATGAAAAGGCCCTGTAGTGGAGATATGTGAATGAATTAGTATTTGACAGGTGTTCTGAGATACTACAGGGCACtgtgctaggaaaaaaaaaaagcattaataaATCCTTCACACACTAACTTTCGCACTATCAGATTTTCCCCCCCAGCATAATCCCCTCTTGTGAATTTCACACTGTTGACATATCAAGTCAAGCAACCCAGATTATTTACAATGGAAGACAAAATCAAGAAGGATGTTTCTTAATTCCAAAAATcagtcttgatttaaaaaaaaaaatgaagcattatCGCTCTGCTATTTTGTTTCTGCCTTTATAAAATAATGACACCGTGATTTATAATAGACTAAAATGGCATCTCTCCTTAGGTTACTTCCAATTATACCCACCcttctgccccccccaaaaaaaaactaaaaaaatttaaaaattacatggatATTATTTGACTCCACGGTTCTACCAGGGCCGAGGTACTTTCAGATCGCTGGGAAGTGCATACAGCCTATATAGGTTTTCTCTGGTCAAGCTTTCTTTTTGGTGCCTTTTCAAGGTTGAGTTCTCTACGGGATAAATGGGAACTTTTCGTAAaggctgattttattttaaatccaatTTTGGATTTCTTCTGGAAGAAAAAACCCCGCAAAACAATATGAAAGACAAGACCGTGTATAACGTTACAGCCTTGACAGCTCTCAGCGGAATAACTAAATACTTTCTTCCGCCCATATGTATCAACGGTGCTCCCATGctctcacacacatgtgcattAATATTCTTTGCGTAAAGGAGCATCCGAGCATGGTGGGGGTATATGTACATTCAAGGGAAAATGCATGAACAGTTTTAAACCACCTGGGTTGCTAGGCCTTTTCtccactccccct is a window from the Neovison vison isolate M4711 chromosome 5, ASM_NN_V1, whole genome shotgun sequence genome containing:
- the NTN1 gene encoding netrin-1 isoform X1, with amino-acid sequence MMRAVWEALVALAAVACLVGAVRGGPGLSMFSGQAAQPDPCSDENGHPRRCIPDFVNAAFGKDVRVSSTCGRPPARYCVVSERGEERLRSCHLCNASDPKKAHPPAFLTDLNNPHNLTCWQSENYLQFPHNVTLTLSLGKKFEVTYVSLQFCSPRPESMAIYKSMDYGRTWVPFQFYSTQCRKMYNRPHRAPITKQNEQEAVCTDSHTDMRPLSGGLIAFSTLDGRPSAHDFDNSPVLQDWVTATDIRVAFSRLHTFGDENEDDSELARDSYFYAVSDLQVGGRCKCNGHAARCVRDRDDSLVCDCRHNTAGPECDRCKPFHYDRPWQRATAREANECVACNCNLHARRCRFNMELYKLSGRKSGGVCLNCRHNTAGRHCHYCKEGYYRDMGKPITHRKACKACDCHPVGAAGKTCNQTTGQCPCKDGVTGITCNRCAKGYQQSRSPIAPCIKIPVAPPTTAASSVEEPEDCDSYCKASKGKLKINMKKYCRKDYAVQIHILKADKAGDWWKFTVNIISVYKQGTSRIRRGDQSLWIRSRDIACKCPKIKPLKKYLLLGNAEDSPDQSGIVADKSSLVIQWRDTWARRLRKFQQREKKGKCKKA
- the NTN1 gene encoding netrin-1 isoform X2; its protein translation is MMRAVWEALVALAAVACLVGAVRGGPGLSMFSGQAAQPDPCSDENGHPRRCIPDFVNAAFGKDVRVSSTCGRPPARYCVVSERGEERLRSCHLCNASDPKKAHPPAFLTDLNNPHNLTCWQSENYLQFPHNVTLTLSLGKKFEVTYVSLQFCSPRPESMAIYKSMDYGRTWVPFQFYSTQCRKMYNRPHRAPITKQNEQEAVCTDSHTDMRPLSGGLIAFSTLDGRPSAHDFDNSPVLQDWVTATDIRVAFSRLHTFGDENEDDSELARDSYFYAVSDLQVGGRCKCNGHAARCVRDRDDSLVCDCRHNTAGPECDRCKPFHYDRPWQRATAREANECVACNCNLHARRCRFNMELYKLSGRKSGGVCLNCRHNTAGRHCHYCKEGYYRDMGKPITHRKACKACDCHPVGAAGKTCNQTTGQCPCKDGVTGITCNRCAKGYQQSRSPIAPCIKIPVAPPTTAASSVEEPEASFRGPPAPSGVGAGGSARKSQRISPHTRVGAEIMKICVCLLALCFRMTEVTGPAARS